In Primulina eburnea isolate SZY01 chromosome 3, ASM2296580v1, whole genome shotgun sequence, one DNA window encodes the following:
- the LOC140828363 gene encoding LOW QUALITY PROTEIN: zinc finger protein GIS-like (The sequence of the model RefSeq protein was modified relative to this genomic sequence to represent the inferred CDS: deleted 2 bases in 1 codon), producing the protein MESKMDQSETRDFMNVDSFAQLPFIRPTPLVKEKGSSAGAIRLFGKEFGGNNYMHEDPHENNKVDNNDREEDHDANKDMIGSNENNSDISTSNRKFECHYCCRNFPTSQALGGHQNAHKRERQHAKRAHLQSEAQVYGLMNYSRLGSAVSLPSSYHSWNSNHKSVTGNTGSRLYGSSGYGSFNSHQPAINGSPLGLWRIPDAHSSSSFGPRERSMMVPMHQYQRQTPFTSFTSSNPNSQNRFGYESRPGMQDHVSLDLHL; encoded by the exons TCGCCCCACGCCGCTCGTCAAAGAGAAGGGATCTTCTGCTGGTGCCATTAGGCTTTTTGGCAAAGAATTCGGAGGCAACAAC TATATGCACGAAGACCCCCATGAGAACAACAAAGTTGACAATAATGATCGAGAAGAGGATCATGATGCAAacaaggacatgatcggaagtaATGAAAACAATTCAGATATCAGTACTAGCAACAGGAAATTCGAATGCCATTACTGCTGCCGGAACTTCCCCACTTCACAAGCACTGGGGGGCCACCAGAACGCGCACAAGAGGGAGCGCCAGCATGCGAAACGAGCCCACTTGCAGTCCGAGGCACAAGTCTACGGCCTGATGAACTACTCGCGCCTAGGATCCGCCGTCTCCCTACCTTCGTCTTATCACTCATGGAACAGCAATCACAAAAGCGTTACAGGTAATACCGGCAGCAGGCTTTATGGCAGCAGCGGCTATGGCTCGTTTAATTCGCATCAACCGGCCATTAATGGGAGCCCCTTGGGGCTGTGGCGTATCCCGGACGCTCATAGTTCATCATCTTTCGGTCCTCGGGAACGCTCTATGATGGTGCCGATGCATCAGTATCAGAGGCAGACTCCATTTACATCTTTTACTAGCAGCAACCCAAATTCTCAGAATCGGTTCGGCTATGAATCCAGGCCTGGAATGCAAGATCACGTGAGTTTGGATCTACATCTTTGA